GGGAGACATCAGGATACACTCTAAATGTGGTTGTGATCTAGAAATTGGTTGACTAGTTATTCCAGTGTGTGTTCAATGCAATAGTCTTACCACCACAGCAGCTTTTAACGATTTCTAGAATATATTTCTAGCCCTCATGATTGCAGTGATGCAACTGCAAAAACCTCAGGACAGCCACCCTCAGGATTTTTGATAGCACCTCCTAACTTCAGTGCCCTGAGCCCCACCATTCAGATCCCTGTTAAGTAATTGCTAATTCTGCCAAACCAGCTGGGGTTATTAGGGAcacaaagagccagtgtggtgtagcaatTAGAGcgctgggctaggaccaggaagacccaagttcaaatccccatttagccatgaaactcagtgggtgactccgGGTaagtcactttctctcagcctgacctacctcacaggattgtgtggggataaacataaccatgtaaactATATACCATTCttccggtagggatgtgcatttgttTACCACAAGCTGAGGATGGTTGTTaccttagatttttttttttttaatggtttagaCATATTAATGGAGGATATACCTGTTAGTGGCTACTAGCCATGATACCCTAATGGAACTGCCAGCTTCAAACCAATCTCTGTTTACCAGCTGCTGGGGATAAACAGAGGGTGATTATTACAATTCTATCCTGCTTGTAAGTCGCCAGAGGCATCTGTCAGAATACTATTGGAAATAGACCACTTCCTTAATTTTGGCATTTTCCCCCCTGActataaagttgtgctgtcgagtccgtgtcaactcctggcgaccacagagccctgtggttgtctttggtagaatacaggaagggcttaccattgcctcctctcccacagtataagatgatgcctttcagcatcttcctatatcactgctgcccaatataggtgtttcccatagtctggggaacataccagtggggattcgaaccagcaacctctggcttgctagtcatttccccactgcgctggCCATAGTACATCATTTTTCAGATCACTCCCTGATCTGTATTAGGAGTTTCTAAGGCTtttccatctatctatccatctatctatctatccatctttGTGTTTTGCATCATCCTTCTGTTGCTACTATTAATCCAACCAATGATGCGCAGGAGTTGCAACCTTGAGTCTGACAGTTTTAATGCAATTTGGAGACAAAGTGAGTTTTTGATGTCTGCTAGTCTTCTGCAGCCCTTGTTATCTGCCCTTGTCTTCTGCACCCCTTGTTATCTGTTCCTCACACGTATTTGATGCTGCTGATGCGATTAGTCAACACTGTTAGGTGTGACTGTTGGTGTGCTTTATTTTTACATGCTGTGTTCCTTTTAATAATTACATATAGTTGATAAAGCTGAAAACACACATTTGTCAATCAGAACTAAGTAATTTCCTTTGACTATGCACATGTCATGTGGAACATTTGAAAGCCTTGGTGAAACCTGATTTCACTGGCGATTCGTTATTTTGATCTTTCATAGTACAGTATAATGAACATTCTAGATAAACATGAAACATTAGTGTTTAGAAACATTTGAGAGTTTTATGAACCAAATTCCTTATTTTTATAGGCACATTAACTCCCACATTGACCAAGCTGAACTTTGCTTTAAAGATTCCTTTTGCCGTGTATATTTGAAGCCAACACATTCTGCTCAAAAAATGCCAGCTAGATGCCTTCAATATGATACCCACTATACTGACAAATATATCCCAGGATGCAAGTGAATTCTTgctgttggctgacatgatgaagattactcaaagtaatcaTGGGGTTAGGTTAGGCAATtgcagtgggactactttgagtaattttcctcataggCAATATTTACAGTTCCTCTGCCAGACCTTTGGAAATTCCCATAGTTAGAAGTGTAGAGTGGTTCTCTTTCTGGTTGACTTCCCAAAGTTTGTACTGAGAACCAGGCACAAACTGTTCTACTGTGGTTTATCAATGTAATTCACTATCTTAAACCACCTAGGTTTTGCTCATTGCAGTTTGGAGTGGGCATTAGAATAAATATGCTACTTTAGTCAGTCCCATAAGAAATGAGATTATATTTACAGTACATTCTTTGGAGACCAAACACAGCAATACTCTGTTTCAAGTTTCTTATGAAGTCTCCTGTATTTCAGACCCCACATTCTCCAATAGTGGAAATGAATTTATATTGATATTTGCCCAACGGTCTCAGGCCTGTGGTTTTGTTAAGGGAATTCAAGCATGACCAAGGAATCAGAATATGAAATATTCACAACTCCTGGGAAATAAGTCATTCTGGGTTGAAAGTTATTTGTTCCTTGTCTCCTACATACTTATATTTTTACAGTGACACTTTAATTATGCTTCAAATGTAGACAAGAGCTGATGTCTTTAGCTACTTGGGGTTGAATTAATCAGAGTGCAGCAAGAAGGTAATTTGGGTAAAGCAGTATGCTAAAGCTACACAGTTGATTAacattcacatacacacacacacacacacttcagacaTACTTAATATAGAAAAAGAGACATTTATTTACTGACAACAATAAAAATATAGATCTCTTTAGAAAAGCATACAAAACAATCCAAAACAATAACCCAGATCAGAATGGCTAGATGTAGCCAATCACATCATTGCAAATGATTGGCTGCCGGCTTCTGCAGTTCATGAGGGCAGCAAAGCTGCTACAGTCTGTGGAAAGCTCACTGATATTGGCATGGGACTGATGGAAATAGGGCAGCAGAGGCCGGGCACCCAGGCCTGCAGGGCAAGAGAAACGCTTGGTCCCATCAGGGTCCTGCTTGGCGCGCTCTGTGCGCGAGATGCCAGCCAGCCTGCGGCGTACGTTGCCAGAGAGGTTGAGTAGGAAGCCGTGGGGCTTGGCCAGCCAGCGCTGCAGCCGCCCACGTTCCCCACTCTCCTCCGGCAGGTCcatccagttctccaccagatcaGCAAAGCAGTTATCCCCCAacaccagaggttgccggttgcgGCTCTGGGACAGAAGGGACACCGTCCAGTCCCCTGCATCTGCCGGTTCAGCTTCCTGCCAGCGCTCCAAACAGGCGTCAGAAGCAGACTTGGGGCGGGGCCTCCTGGCAGGCACCCGGCGGCGCAAGAAGCCCCCTGAGGACAGCTTGCTGGCTCGGAGGGGTGGTGGGGCCTCCTCATCCCGCCAGCTGCTCCCCGACACTTCAGAGTAGCCCGAATCAAACTCCAGGCTCCGCTCACTGCTGGGAGGAGagaaggcagcctcctcctccacgGTCCCCTCCAGGCAACAGGCAGAATCTGCTTCCGAAATGGCTGATACCCGTGGACTGGTGCACTGTTTGGGGGAAGGCATGGCGGGGAGGGGTCTCAGCTCCTGGGGAGTCAACTGGAGTTCTCGGTCATGCACCCTCTTCAGATCATGGAGTGTCCGCATCATGCACTGCATCTGGCCTCGCAGCACTTCACTGGACTCCTTCATGcacagctgtggggggagggagaagagacacaTCGTCAGCTTCCTACTGCCATTGCCACAATCCTACAGTATCGCCCAGTTTAACTCTCGATGTAAGCCCACCACATCTTGAGAACTAGCATTATGCAAaggggcaaagcagatgctttgcacgcagaaggtcacgagatgagccctgctggatcaggcccatggcctctCTTGTTCAGCATCCAGTCtctccacagtggccaaccagatgcctctgggaagtccacaagcagaagGTGAAGGCAGACTCTTCCTCCCACCGTTATTCCCTTGCAACTGACATTCAGAGGTATCCGGCCCCTAACAAGGTAATATGTAGTCACCAAGACTAGTAACAattgataggcttgtcctccatgaacttgttaaagccccctttaaagccatctaagcttgtagtcatcaccacatcttgtggcaggaaaTCCCACAGATTAATTGTGCGCTCTGTGAAAGAGTACATCCTTTTGTCCATCCCAAATCTCCTGCCAGTCCATTTCACTGAGTGACCCCCTGGGTTCTAGTGTGATGAGAGTGGGAGGAAAAGGTCCCCTGTTCGGTCTCTGGCACTTCCAGTAGGGAAAGtcccctggagagccactgtctgTCAGGGCAGACAATACTCAGCAGAATGGATCGATGCACTGATtctaaggcaacttcatatgttcttatACGTTAAAATTATATACAAGCTGCAGCCTTCAAGCGTATTGAAATATGTCCAAACATATTTGCTTGAGAATGGATCCTCCCAGCTTAATGCTGCATGTCCACAGAAAGCCATGTGTGGATCATGAGCCAGACAGTGAAAAAAGCAGCAAAGAAGAGAACCATTGACTCCACAGAAGAGAGCTTTTGACCCCACAAGACCCAAGTCCCCTTAGGCAAAAATCAGATCATCTGCTTGTGACAGAGCTTTCTACTGTTCCCCCTCATGCATCTTATCTGGCCCCCTGCAGAATAGGCTCCAtttgtgtgccacacacacacacacctctctgtcACACTGCTCACCCTGCCCAGGCGTTTGAGCGTCTAAGGAGTCCAGTGCACGCAAATGCTTCCAAGGCCTGCTGAATGCCACCAGGCTGCCTGCAGATCCTAGCAGAGGTACTTGGATTTGCGAGGGGCACCGACTTTGCCAAGTGCAGAGCTGGGAGCCGGAGCCGCACGCGCAGGCCCTTGCCCCATCTCGTCTTGGCAGGCCCCCAGCCCTGAGGCAGAGCTTTTCGGCATCATCTGCACGTTCCAAGCCCATCCCTGGCTGTGCAAGCAGCAGCATGTTAACACTGAGCGAGCGAGCTGCCCCACCCGGCAGAAGACGATACAGAGGGTGTGTGAGAGTCTGAAGGAATTGCACAAGCAGTTCCCCAGTTGTGCAGGGAGGAGAagccagcagagaaggcctgaaaGTTGGGCAAGGGGAGAAATAAATCCCTATATCTACTGCAGCGCACAGGAGGTGAAGTTTGCCTCAGAGCTAATCAGCTGAAGGATCCTGCACCCTGTTCTTTTTGACCACCTGGAGGTCTCTCAGTTTGGCAATTATATAGGAGGAATGGCAGGATATTTCAGCAAGCTAGCATGATGCAAactttcctttctggaagaaatCCTCATGTGCAGCTAGGAAGGAAGGGGTATAATATGCTCCATTCGCAGAAGAGGCTAGATGTCTTGCACAGGGCACAGAGTGTCCAGGCGCAAAGGAAAAGATGGGTCAGTGCCAAGGACAGAATTGGAGGAATGAACATGAAAGAGAAAGCCAGAAGCTACGACAGGGTGAGGGAAATACCACTTTATATAAAGCATTTCCCCAGTCTGTCAAGAGATCTCTCACAAGCCCACAAACTGGCCTTGGTCCCAGTGCTGAAATGGCAAAGGTATAGTCCAGGGACCAAACACTGAGGAGTTTagtctagtgcagggctgctcaactttggccctcctgcaaatgttggcctacagctcccacaatccctggctattggccactgtgactggggattatgggagctgcagtccaaaaactgctggagggcagaagttgagcagctctggtctaGTGCTTGGTCTGGGACTGTCACACCTGGTTCACTTGCTCTTTAAAGGGAAGACATACACTACCACATCACTGAGCCACTGTCCATCTCCTGTCAAGAGGAAATGTCCTTAAATTGTTGCAttcatgaatttttttttgggggggggggaggactttgaaaaaactttgaaaaaaggaaaaggaagaaaagaatggTGGTACAGTTATGCACCACCCTCTGAAATGAAAGTTCCCCCAAACACACCGTTTCTACTGAGGTTGCCATTCGGCACGTGGTGGCTGAAAGGGGATGACTGACTACTGGGGCTATGAGGAGCACATTTGGGAGCGGCCCCAGGATCTCATTTCTCCTTCCATTCTTCCCCCACCTCAGCCCACTTCCTGTTGTTTTCTAAAGCCTCTGCAGTTTAGCTTCCAGATGTGCCATGAGCGATTGTTCCTCTAGGCAGACTTGTGGATCCCAAGACAGAAGTGATTCATTTGGCTGGACTTGTGCAACACCATTCACAATAGTCCCCCAGAGTTTGGTTGAAAACCTGGAACTCAACAAACGTTTTGAGTTATGCTTTAATCACAATTCTAGGGCTCACCTTGGCAGCCCCACGGGGGTGGGGAGCGGAAAGAGAAGCTGCAGAtcttccccccgccctgcccctacAGTCCTTCCAGTCAAGGAAAAACCCAAGTTCCTTTCTAGTCATAGCATCAGATAAAATTTGTGTATATTGCAACAGTGAGTCAACCCTTGGTGAGATCTTAAGAGAGGTTAAAAATCCCATCTGAACATTACACAGGTTAGGAAACATGGCTGCTTCCGCACAGAGTCAGAGCTCAGCAGCTGTGAGGgatggaattttctgccccactATCACACTACAGAATGACTCAATACCCCATTGAGTCTTGAATCCCACATCCTGGTATCTCTGTCAAAGATCATGTTGTTACAAGCCAGATACTGGACTCCTCCCAAGACCACTGCATACACAGCGGGAGACATTTCTGCTGCCTTGTCAATCACAACCATAAACTTCAGCCcttggcataagaacataagatgagtCCTgtgggatcaagcccaaggcctatctagctcagcaacCCATTTCCcaaagtggtccaccagatgcttctaaaaagcccacaaccaggagatgaaggcacgccccctctcctgccattgttggtattcagagggatcctgcctctgaacctggaggtagcccatgcagactagtagccgttaatagacctgacctccatgaatttgtctaagccccttatgGGAAGGGCAAGCCCAGTCCTAGAGATCATGATGCCCAAGACTGGACTTCACTTTGCATCCCACccacctagggttgccatattctggctctccaaatccgggggcctaatttgtatattatgtaaattggcctgCAAATAATtcgcatatgcaaattagcagctgcactttctagttgacttgtatttgctctggatatctaccaacaatagttgggggagATATCTTTACTTGACCATTTCCCTTgacatattaatagcagcaatagaaccaaaacaattttttaatgcacagctttttaataaAGGCAGTGATTCTGTATGCACttacttgagagaagatctgattgaaactaacaatgcttacttctaagtaggcatgcactgaatgtaaagtcaagaaagtccttaaacattacaagacacagcctggtaggcaggtagtgattgaaaagcaagctatcctcaactgcctgatagagatcccctAAACATAACATACAAGGCAACAtacctcaggggattactgttcttgtgaaagtgaaaccctcccagctagccttctgtgctcttcctctcttaatccaagtccagtggttgagcagaatgtgactgcacattttgctccataactccgcttcttcAAGGGCTAATGcttagcttcccccccccttctttttttggcgtttttttaaaaaatgaaagctgaaatccaggcgaatccgggtgggctaagcaatctgggtaagATGCTTAAAGTCCAGGCGATACccagaattccagggggcatggcaactctataccCACCCCATGCTCaacttctctctcctttctccccaCTGTTCCGGCTCTCAGACTAGATAGGGATGGTGCGTTTCTGTTGCCTAGCAACCACCTAACTGCTACTTCTAGACTCAACAGAATGGCCAGTCAAGGATGGTGGAGGGAAGAGgagtagtggcagcatcagggacACACTGTAGCTGCTTCTCAGCCCCCTTGCAAGGCTGACACGGCAAATGTCTGATTGCCGGGCTGGATGAGTCAGGGAAAAGTACATTAAAAAGAGAACGAACAAGGTGCTCTCGATTAGTTACTGTAAGACTGAGAAGCCCTGGAGCCACAGATGTGCTGTCAACACAGACAGCTTCCCATACAAAGGCTCCAGACAGCAGCAAACAACTCCAGACATGGATCCCTGAGCCTTTAGAGTTGGTTATCAGCTCCATTCCGATTGGCTTCACTGGATCTGATGTCACTAGACCATCACCGAGCAACTCTCACTCACAGATcaagttttaaaaagaatg
Above is a window of Hemicordylus capensis ecotype Gifberg chromosome 2, rHemCap1.1.pri, whole genome shotgun sequence DNA encoding:
- the INKA1 gene encoding PAK4-inhibitor INKA1 isoform X2, with protein sequence MKESSEVLRGQMQCMMRTLHDLKRVHDRELQLTPQELRPLPAMPSPKQCTSPRVSAISEADSACCLEGTVEEEAAFSPPSSERSLEFDSGYSEVSGSSWRDEEAPPPLRASKLSSGGFLRRRVPARRPRPKSASDACLERWQEAEPADAGDWTVSLLSQSRNRQPLVLGDNCFADLVENWMDLPEESGERGRLQRWLAKPHGFLLNLSGNVRRRLAGISRTERAKQDPDGTKRFSCPAGLGARPLLPYFHQSHANISELSTDCSSFAALMNCRSRQPIICNDVIGYI
- the INKA1 gene encoding PAK4-inhibitor INKA1 isoform X1; translation: MHSARLDAFVSHLRAEVLCMKESSEVLRGQMQCMMRTLHDLKRVHDRELQLTPQELRPLPAMPSPKQCTSPRVSAISEADSACCLEGTVEEEAAFSPPSSERSLEFDSGYSEVSGSSWRDEEAPPPLRASKLSSGGFLRRRVPARRPRPKSASDACLERWQEAEPADAGDWTVSLLSQSRNRQPLVLGDNCFADLVENWMDLPEESGERGRLQRWLAKPHGFLLNLSGNVRRRLAGISRTERAKQDPDGTKRFSCPAGLGARPLLPYFHQSHANISELSTDCSSFAALMNCRSRQPIICNDVIGYI